A region of Lepus europaeus isolate LE1 chromosome 2, mLepTim1.pri, whole genome shotgun sequence DNA encodes the following proteins:
- the SLC33A1 gene encoding acetyl-coenzyme A transporter 1 isoform X1 codes for MSPTVSHKDSSRQRRPGTFNHSLDMKSGPLPPGGWDDSHLDSVGGEGDREALLSESGVGDFSKAPRNCRAELSSILLLLFLYVLQGIPLGLAGSIPLILQSKNVSYTDQAFFSFVFWPFSLKLLWAPMVDAVYFKNFGRRKSWLVPTQYILGFFMIYLSTQVDRMLGNTDGRTPDVVALTVTFFLFEFLAATQDIAVDGWALTMLSRENVGYASTCNSVGQTAGYFLGNVLFLALESADFCNKYLRFQPQPRGIVTLSDFLFFWGTVFLITTTLVALLKKENKEVSVVKEETQGITDTYKLLFSIIKMPAVLTFCLLILTAKIGFSAADAVTGLKLVEEGVPKEHLALLAVPMVPLQIILPLIISKYTAGPQPLNIFYKAMPYRLLLGLEYALLVWWTPKVEHQGGFPIYYYITVLLSYALHQVTLYSMYVSIMAFNAKVSDPLIGGTYMTLLNTVSNLGGNWPSTVALWLVDPLTVKECVGASNQNCRTPDAVELCKKLGGSCVTALDGYYVESIICVFIGFGWWFFLGPKFKKLQDEGPSSWKCKRSN; via the exons ATGTCACCCACCGTCTCCCACAAGGACAGCAGCCGGCAACGGCGGCCAGGCACTTTCAACCACTCTCTGGATATGAAGAGCGGTCCTCTGCCGCCGGGCGGCTGGGATGACAGCCATCTGGACTCGGTGGGCGGGGAAGGGGATCGAGAAGCTCTTCTGAGTGAAAGTGGCGTTGGGGACTTCTCAAAAGCCCCGCGGAACTGCCGGGCCGAGCTAAGCAGCATTTTGCTGCTGCTCTTTCTTTACGTGCTCCAGGGTATTCCCTTGGGTCTCGCGGGAAGCATCCCACTCATTTTGCAGAGCAAAAATGTCAGCTACACAGATCAAGCTTTCTTCAGTTTTGTCTTCTGGCCCTTCAGTCTCAAACTGCTCTGGGCCCCGATGGTCGACGCGGTCTACTTTAAGAACTTCGGTCGTCGCAAGTCCTGGCTCGTCCCTACGCAGTACATACTAGGATTCTTCATGATTTATTTATCCACTCAGGTGGACCGGATGCTCGGGAATACCGATGGCAGAACACCCGATGTGGTCGCTCTCACTGTGACGTTCTTTTTGTTTGAGTTCCTGGCCGCCACTCAGGACATCGCTGTGGATGGTTGGGCATTAACTATGTTATCCCGGGAAAACGTGGGTTATGCTTCTACGTGCAATTCAGTGGGCCAGACAGCGGGCTACTTTTTGGgcaatgttttgtttttggccCTTGAATCTGCCGACTTTTGTAACAAATATTTGCGATTTCAGCCTCAACCCAGGGGGATCGTTACCCTTTCAG attttctttttttctggggaACTGTATTTTTAATAACAACAACATTAGTTGCccttctgaaaaaagaaaacaaggaagtaTCAGTTGTGAAAGAAGAAACACAAGGGATCACAGATACTTACAAGCTGCttttttcaattataaaaatGCCAGCAGTTCTGACATTTTGCCTTCTGATTCTTACTGCAAAG ATCGGTTTCTCAGCAGCAGACGCAGTAACAGGACTAAAATTGGTGGAAGAGGGAGTACCCAAAGAACATTTAGCCTTATTGGCAGTTCCAATGGTTCCTTTGCAGATAATATTGCCTCTGATTATCAGCAAATACACTGCAGGTCCCCAACCACTAAACATATTTTACAAAGCCATGCCCTACAG GCTGTTGCTTGGATTAGAATATGCACTGCTGGTTTGGTGGACTCCTAAAGTGGAGCATCAAGGGGGATTCCCCATATATTACTATATTACAGTGCTGCTGAGTTATGCTTTACATCAG GTTACATTGTACAGCATGTATGTTTCTATAATGGCTTTCAATGCAAAGGTTAGTGATCCACTTATTGGAGGAACATACATGACTCTTTTAAATACTGTGTCCAATCTGGGAGGAAACTGGCCTTCTACAGTTGCCCTTTGGCTGGTGGATCCCCTCACAGTAAAAGAGTGTGTAGGAGCATCAAATCAGAATTGTCGAACACCGGATGCTGTTGAG